A window of Miscanthus floridulus cultivar M001 chromosome 12, ASM1932011v1, whole genome shotgun sequence genomic DNA:
gagatcgagcgatcaacgTTTGAAGGAGGAGACATATAGCACAcatcgcgcgaccggacgctgaggtccagcgtccggtcgatctgacctgcgcgtccggtcgccccatgttcagtgcagtgaggagccaaacggctctattcatgggggctctctatttaagccccatggctggctcaaactCACTcgcttagccatttgcattgacatagcaaccttgttagcttagccaaagccctcccactcaacaccatcattgattcaacatctttgtgagattgggagtgaatccaagtgcattgcttgagtatttgcatctagaggcacttggtgttcgtgtttcgctacgggctTTGCTTGTTACTGTTGGTGGTTgcagccacctagatggcttggagcagcgaggatcattgacaggaggttggtgattatctccgactctgatcgtggtgattgttaggggttcttgacctttccccgatggagagccaaaaggtactctagtgaattactcatggcttgtgtgatactcatcttgtgttggttgtgcggcaccctattgagggtttggcatgtgatgccaattagcacgtgaacctccaagtgagtgaatcaccacaatgaggactagcttgccggcaagcaagtgaacctcggtaaaaaatcattgtgtcataatttgattctgaggtgattggtcttcattggtatttattcttgtgattgactggttcactccttgactcggtggtataaccatcttgctcactctctttacattaccataaactagttatcaagctctttactgtagctagttgtgagagcttattagtttggttagtgtggctctttagttagcctttaagagcacactaacttagtatagtgacatagccattgtgtggttagaaactatagaaactatagtgacatagccattctttttcttatatttcatgagcataaaaattcataaattaatcattttaaacctattttcaaaattgaaatttttagggtgttacataatcCGACCAATCTTGCTTGCACAATGGAAAGGGCCACGAGCTTATCTCTCCAGCGAATTAAATTAGCCAAAGGTGTGCGTTCATGAGCCCATGCTAAAGTCTCAATTAATTCCTGCCAATATCCATGCCAGGAAATTAAGAACATAAATCCTGTAGCCCAAACAAGATGTCCAAATAAGAACATCCAAGCCCATACTGATAAACTATTCATCCCAAAAGGATCATATCCATTAATAAGTTGTGAAGAGTTTAACCATAGGCAATCTCTTAACCATCCCATCAAATAAGTGGAGGATTCATTAAATTGTGAAATGTTGCCCTGCCATAATGTAATGTGTTTCCAATGCCAATAAAAAGTAACCCATCCAATGGTATTTAACATCTAGAAAACTGCCAAATAAAACATGTCCCAAGCAGAAATATCACAAGTACCACCGTGCCCTAGGACGTCGCAAGGAAAACTATACCCGAAATCCTTTTTATCCGGCATTAATTTGGAACCGCGTGCATCTAAAACACCCTTTACTAAAATCAATGTAGTTGTATGCAAACCTAGAGCAATAGCTGATGAACCAAGAAATCCCCAGGTCCTATTATTAAGAAAAGCGAATTACTATTCTCATTAACAACATTCAACCATCCGAGCAACCATATGTTTCTACCTGCATTAAAAGCAGGGCCATTCATTGAAGATAAGAGTATATCGAACCCATATGTCGTCTTACCATGAGCAGATTGTATCCATTGGGCAAATATAGGTTCGGTCAAGATTTGCTTTTCTAGAGTACCAAAAGCAAGCATAACGTCGTTATGAACTTAAAGGCCCAAGGTATGGAATCCTAGGAAGAGGCTAGCCCAACTTAAATGAGATATGATAGCTTCCTTATGGTCTAACATTCTTGCCAATACATTATCTTCATTTAGTTCTGGATTGTAATCCCTAATGAAAAAATAGCTCCATGAGCAAAAGCCCCTGTCATGATGAACCCTGCAATGTATTGGTGATGAGTATATAAAGCAGCTTGAGTAGTAAAGTCTTGTGCTATGAATGCATAAGCAGGTAAAGACTACATATGTTGAGCTACTAAGGAAGTAAAAACCCCTAAGGAAGCTAGAGCAAGGCCTAATTGAAAATGAATCGAATTATTGATTGTATCATAAAGGCCTTTATGCCCACGTCCTAATCGACTCCCGGAGGAGTATGTGCTTCTAAAAGATCTTTGATACTGTGTCTAATTTCGAAGATAGTTTGATACATATGACCGACAATGAGAAAAATAAATGCAATAGCTAAATGATGATGAGCAATATCGGTCAGCCACAAACTTTGTGTTTATGAATGGAATCCCCAAGAAGGGTCAAAATGACAGTTCCCCCTCCTTGAGTGGTACCAAATAAATGATTACTCGAATCAGGATTTTGGGCATAAAGATTCCACTGACCTGTTAGAAGGGGACCCAACCCCTGGGGATAGGGTAATACATCTAAGAAATTATTCCATCGAACATACTCCCCCCTGGATCTAAGAATAGCAACATGAACTAAATGTCCTATCCAAGCCAAAGAACTTATTCCGAAAAGTCTTGACAAATGATGATTCAGACGAGATTCGGTGTTTTTTAACCACGAAAGGCTTGGCTTCCATTTGGGTTGTAGATGTAACCAACCCCCTATTAAGGATAGCGTAGAAAGAAATAATAGAAAAAAGAGATCCAGTATAAAGATCTTCATTGGTGCACAATCCAATTGTATACCACCACTGATAAACCCCAAAATAAGCGATATTCACTAGACCGGCAGCACCTCCTCGAGTAAAGGCTTCCACGGCGGGTTGCCCAAAATGAAGATCCCAAATGGCATGAGCAATAAGTCTTACGTGTAAAGGATCTTGTATCCATGATTCAAAATTTCCTTGCCAAGCTACATGAAATAGATTTTCGGACGTCCATAGAAAGATTATTGCTAACTGCCCAAAGTGAGAAGCAAAAATGTTCTGATAAAGACGTTCCTCAATAATATCATCACGACTTTCGAAATCATGTGCGGTAGCAATACCAAACCAAATACGACGAGTAGTGTTGTCCTGAGCTAAGCCTTGGCTAAATTGGGAAATTTTAATTCTATAATGTCTTTCAAATCCTCCTGAAAACTCGATCGAGAGAGACTTCATCTGCTACAACTAACAAAGGCTACAAACCTAATAACCATTGCCATCTGTTAACTAACGAGCTTTGGAATAGGTACTCAGGTCTGAATATAATGTTTCACCTAATCTGGTGTACATGTGGTCGTGTGGAGTAAGCCTACCCGATCGAGTATTATTATTCTAACTTCTCAATCAGTGAATGTGCGGAGAACAAATCTATATATATTTGCATAGCTAATAAACATATAAAGAGGCTTTAAACGCAATAATATGTAGTCTCAGAGCTCTAGCTGTACcgttgtactccctctgtccttaaaagaatataattctagAACAGTGTTATATTTTAGTATACCAAGTTTaactaattatagataaaaaaatataaatatttataatatcaaataaacacaattagattaaatatgaaatatattttcataataaattgatttgaagCCATAAATACGAATATTATTTACTAGAAACCTGATGAAATGTGAATCACTTTAACCGGCACGGATACCATAGTTGCATTTTTCGGAGAGAGCTAGTACTATTAGTACTAACGCTTGTCAATCAATCAGTTCATTACGATTATGACGTGCTCGATCGTAGTGAGGTGGTTGACTTGGGAGGAGGCGGACGTACGATGCAAATGTTAATTTAACctaaattttttacaatttgaccctttttttgaaagtttctcacaaatggacccctggcggaaagaattcaggaaatggacccttagcttggcgccagagtgactggcgccgagctaggTGCCAACGTCTCTGGTGCCAAGCTGGTGGCTaggccaggagctcggcgccagtcactatgGCGCCGACGCCGTAGTGACTGGCGCTGAGCTCGGAAATATCTATCTGGCCTGTGCCTCTTTCTCTTCCTTTCTCGCCCAAGCCGCCCCTGCCCGTGCCGTCGCCACCGCCCTTGCCCACTCCACCGCCACGCCTGCACCTCCGCCATGCCGCGCCATCGCTCCCGCACCCGtgccgcgcccgcccgcgcccaTGCCACCGCAccacgcccgcgccgcgccgcgcctccaccgctgctccggTTGTCGAGCCCGTGCCCTCGCCATGCAGTGCGGTGGCCAAGCCCATGCCGTCGCTGCTGCTCCGGCGGCTGAGGCCGCGCCCTCGCCGTGCCgcgccgctgccaccgccgctCCCTCGCCTAAGCCCACACCACGCCGCCGTGCCGTCGCACCGTTGCTCGCGGTTGGCGGTAGCGCCAcgccgccacgccctccaccgctGTCCTTGCCTTAGCCTCGCCTTGGTCTCCACCGGTGGTCTTGGCCTCGCCATGCCTTGCCCCCCTCCACCGCtagcctcgccccgccttgccaccATCCACCGCCAGCATGCCTCCCGCGCCCGTTGAGCCGGACTCGCCTCGCAGAGCGCTGGGCACCCCACGCCCACCGTGCGCCACCTCTGTCGTCGGCCGCGCCATGGCAGGCCCGGTTCttcgccttgacctacgcccATCGTCTGCCGACCCAGaaagtaaaaattatgaatatgcaatgtacctatttagttggtgtttgttatttactagttactaTGATGACTCAGTTAGTTGATTTAgtaagatatatatgtagatagatagaaacatagatacataggtaaatagatatagttagatagctacttagatatgtagttatatttgtagttaactacatatgatctagctatttagtgagtacactataaatatatacgtagttattatcttgattacttagtttgtagttagaaagtacttgttaggtactatctatcgtctaatttggactaaaggacatatgTTTCGTTATGTTTTTTAAATAGATGGAccacctagtgaccatatatcatggaggcacggttgaaagcgatcgctatggatatgttgagtttcttgacatgcaaagagtgcctgtgctattcaatgatatgccttcatttagtgagatggttgcaagggctcgagaGGAGCTACATTGCTTTAGAGATTATGATATTGCaattgatggtgtactgcacctaggttgtcctccaaacatcttcaggcgaatgatctcaattggttgtgcggatcagtggaagaactatgtgaaattggctatgaagagccagctgcaatgtttggacgtggttgtgcatcAGGTGTTAGTTcatccaatccctcatgggtttaccccagcaatggatcatcaagCACACATCGACCCTTCTGTTCCgaaaccttacctgcatgtgcatattgcgcctacggttcctgatgctcaatctgcctgcaatgcggtatttggagatggttgtcatactcatgtttttgtggtagatcctccttatgagatccctttgacacagaatcattcgAGTAaatgtcttaaccgcatggtttttgggagcttaccccattccttacatctatttctttcattctttcctcatttctgtaatgatgttgcaggagacattcctgagaatatggatgtgccccatgttgctgcacaagtgcactttggagatggattccatggctccaatagtgttgaaattatgcatgattcggggccatatgagatggctagggctcttgattctgatgatgatcgtcctgttggagagctgacggagagtgatgttgagatgatgaggcgtatctttcttggccgtcgtgatcctagagttcatgagttcagtgatcttgctcattccgatcaggcgtttgcagaaggacgtgatgatgagctcctagaagctcctgaggctggtcctaacatggtaattgagaagggaagagtgttcaatgacctccctgctttgaagaggtggttgcaggcttttgctaTGATACAAAAGAGGCCTTATAGGGTATTGCATTTatatgcggagcgccgttacacagttgtctATGACAAGGAACattgcccatggagggtttatgcaaggaagcaacaggtgactggaaaatggaagatcacaaaagttatcgggccgcacaattgtgctgaccatgagttgacactgaggcatcgccagttgacatctaccctcattgtcaAGCGGTTGATGAGAATTttgtagggagaacccaacatgaaggtgagaacaattatcaggaccgttgaggcattgtatggaggatatgtgataacttatagtaaagcatggagggctaagcagcgagcgtggaagatgatatatggggactgggaggatgggtatgagtagctgccagttcttttcaatgcaatcaaagcggtgaatctaggcatgcattatgagtacatcccaaaacctaatgcatggaaggatgggaggcatatATTTTTCCGTGCCTtgtggtgcttccctcagtgtgtcgatgCCTTTAGACACTGTCGtctcgtcttctccattgatggtacattcttgattggcaaataccagggcacacttcttataaccatatcctatgacgtgaacaacaagttggttcctttggtatttgccttggttgagaaggagaacaatgacagttggggatggttcttgaggctagtccggatacacgtggttgggccgAGCAGagaggttggcatcatatctgataggcatcagggcatacttaatgtcgtgcgagagcagatagaggggtatgcatcattgcaccatcattggtgtacttggtagcttgccgagaatctactccagaaggatggtgtcaagggtaactttgatctatttCAGGAGActactcgatagcttgaggacaagtactttaaggaaaagttggagcaggtcagaactacatcaaatgcagaaggtagacactGGCTCactggtttgatgagggatttggagaaatggacgagagctcacgacgTCGGTGGCtggaggtatgagtttcagtgcagcaacatggcagagtcattcaataagttgctattggggatatgtggtatacccgtgaatgcaattgttcaattcaccttctatcagcttattgcctggttcaacgatagacacgtcCATGCGTTGTagttgaggagtgatggagacatatgggctctgaaaccaaaggcacatctagagaaggcaagagaaaaggctagcacacatgaggttgcatgctttgaccacgccacagggacttatcaggtcgagcatagggatggtacaacgtccgacggcgaggtccgagagtcaaggatacatccaagatttcaagtgcacttatggtaaaccaaggcaataccactttatatgttctcatttggtggcagcaggtAGGCATTGCAACTATAacatcgagaggaggatacctcacaagttcagtgtcaacacgcttgtgaacacatggagcacccgcttcgtgcctttctaggaccctagagagtggcctccatatgatgggccgaagtacattgcagatccagcttaccattggaacaagcgtggatcaaggcagaggacgaggcacaggatggttatggatcagatacctggAAGAActaggcatgggagaggaactctatttgttactgatcccgagcagtacgagtgcggcaagtgcggtagacttgcccacaactcacgaagttgccgttggcagattagtgaggtaggactattggtttatagtactattttatatttgtcttattcatatatttaattatgcatgtctcaatttatgcttgtatttgtgtcagttacttatacatttataagttcatgtttcattgtacattgcaattctaattcattcactttttttgtaggatggagcaattccacctgctcgacccaacgtacgaggagacccaccgaggacgtctcgttgcgctggggcaggtaataatctataagttttattcatacatgtgttcgtgaagtaatatgtgactatgttttattcgatgcaggaccttctgcaccttcgttctaggacccgtagtgggttcttggacattcggtacgacgacaggtacactcctttcctgcaaagagctggcctagatgtcatctcctttcaggtttgtcgtgggttgcccaagttcaactcagcggcgataactgcattggtagacaggtattaaagtgaatcattgcctccattcatggccatttgttcatgcgattgactttttgacaagtaatcttgctttgtcttaaatataggtggtggTCAGAGACTCACAgtttccacctacctttcggggagatgacagtctcactttaggactgtcagaagatgctaggcctaaggattcatgggaacccagtcaccgggcagtgcaggtcagagggctggagagcacgagtggaggtcttccttgggcgtgagcttggcgagcaaggggctcgcacttctggagctcccatctcatggctacgtgCAGAGCttgcacagtgccccgaggaggcagatgaggagacggttgggtactactgccaggcgtggatcctacacctttttgcttaCGTTCTCTTTCCCAACACCACGGGTGACaatgcgtcctggatgtggatccaatGCCTCAGTGACTAGGACCAGGTGGGTCAGTATAGCTGGAGCTttgcagtcttgtgttttctataccagtagctgtgcgaggggtgttgTCGGTCTGCGTccaacccgtcacttggtggatgtgtgtacctgttacagctgtggatgtgggctcgttttctagttggtcgtccagaggttttggctcatcgtgagtggttccaaggtcagcctccaagtcgccagccgacgtgggcgtacctttaggaccaggtcagggttccgcACACAAGGATAGACTAGGCGTACATTGAGTATAGGAACGAGCTAGATACGCTGAcgacgtctagtgtaagtaaattttattttccatgctgctttgaaaaggattagtataccatctaacatcttatttgaacatgttgcaggtggagtgggagtcatatggtggagaggacgcacttccttttcagctgagcaacgtctatggggccgacgactacttctataggataaggtgccctctaatctgcttctatgctgtcgagtaccacctgccagatagggttgcacaccaatttagagtgagacagctttggcctacgcctctgttctcgactggcgttgacttacacaagtaagtgttttgatatttcaaatgtctcatgatgatggtccatttcttataatatggtgccacgtacgtggattaatgtaacgatgacatacgtgcaggttggatcgtcagaggaacaagaagatttttgactaggagaggcaccactagtcctacattgaggaatgggaggagatgcacgacaacatgGACGACAACAACGTGTACAGAAGAAAACCAAATTaaatgctatctgttcagaagtcttattattgagaactttgttgtagggcaatacactaaaatgctcagttgaagagatcgagcgtgttcggccgagagtcaatgacgactacatacttagcttcctagacgtaagatttaaaatattctttcaaacatatcattaatacgttatattctttcagttaacatagttttgtacaacagaggctgtcacgtcgtctacATCATGCGGCTGGTTGTTGTGGTTGTAGCATagacacgacgcaagacgtgtacGTTCCTTTTGTAGgaagaggaggcttgggttcctctagtcaagcagctataggggatggggatgaggacgaggaggaggacgacgatgatgacatggacaagaggcacgatgagcttggcccctctcagctccatgatgctccatccactcatcctacaccgcctctaggcactaggcgacgtcgTCCGCATGACCCTTACACTCCCGGCACCAGCGCTctaggtcacaagggtaagggcaagagtaggaggcagtgagggacgtggtaggtgttactatgaactattatgaattttgtatttacttttctataactattcaggactgtatggacattatggactatttggactttgcataacatattatgttggttgtgatattcgttgtggttgcattatgctcgttggatgattaaatgtttggaatatatattgatgtctctgtttataactgtggatgctcctaatacaagaccgtatcttgcgaattttttgcgtgaacctttaatcatactacacttgtacaaaggcacaaatatagtacacagattaactataaatttattacaaCGTGTATAATCCAGGAAATATTGTACATATGCTTTATACAtgaatctaggattaccaagcaacagtgaacaaatctatgcttttcagacaataaacatagacttttcagatacacggacaacatcgaattatcacatcactgatatagtattggcatgcaaggaagcacaactccactctatctccaccatcaatcttatgactgtttgatccaagggctgaggtgaagaggcacacggatcgctgacatggcacattgagagggctccattcctcctctcaacctataaataaccactcactccctctcattcacacaaacaacaAGTAAGAAGAACGttcctcagcatttgctttcgttgcagtaccaatgtcgggagggtcatccagagggagagaaaaggggaaggaaactacctgggggtgggagggtcctcttggtcctgatttctttgaggaagctctttatgagagatccccagttgagagcaaaagtgatttcaccaaagagacaccactgagaggatacgatgaaagaaaagaagagtggccaaaatgcatgcatggtgaggactgcctagtgcagatgttcaccgagggaatagatgaaggtcgtcgtttcttcaaataccCGCGAgtatgggtaattgctattactatttatttcttcaatatgtttgtcttgtatatcacttacacgacatacttattgtagtcttccttggccgaagaaaactatgggttcagtaggtgggtcgatcctcggcctatttatccgcatgcggagtacatctactacctataggACTGTATCTTCGATCTAAAAAGGGAAATTAGCagtggttacaaggacgacgaactggacgacaacaacaatggtgccgattcacaggaggcactctacaatgatcc
This region includes:
- the LOC136495994 gene encoding uncharacterized protein — translated: MARPRPPVETKARLRQGQRWRAWRRGATANREQRCDGTAAWCGLRRGSGGGSGAARRGRGLSRRSSSDGMGLATALHGEGTGSTTGAAVEARRGAGVVRWHGRGRARHGCGSDGAAWRRCRRGGGVGKGGGDGTGRGGLGEKGRERGTGQIDISELSASHYGVGAIVTGAELLA